Proteins encoded together in one Kutzneria kofuensis window:
- a CDS encoding quinone oxidoreductase family protein, translating into MRAIQITRHGGPETLDVTEVDDPVPGDGHLLVAVTAAGVNYADVSRIAGTYSVAVDLPFIPGSEVVGRTADGRRVVGLSFDGGGFAEQALIPADAAVDVPDGVTDEQALALLVQGLTAWHLLRGSARLRGGESVAVNAAAGGVGSLAIQLAREFGAGRVIAAASTSDKRRLALELGADAAVDSDPAGYAERIRQANGGQGVDVVLDANGGAAITAGLEALAQFGRLVSYGDAAHQGRPSIDPGRLAERNVSVAGFWLRPALALPLAYREPLSELLSLTAQGRLRPITGSRYPLSDADRAFADLIARRTTGKVVLLVA; encoded by the coding sequence ATGCGGGCGATCCAGATCACGCGGCACGGCGGACCCGAGACCCTCGACGTGACCGAGGTGGACGACCCTGTCCCGGGCGACGGCCATCTGCTGGTGGCCGTCACCGCCGCCGGCGTCAACTACGCCGATGTCTCACGGATCGCCGGCACCTACTCCGTCGCCGTCGACCTGCCGTTCATCCCCGGTTCCGAGGTGGTCGGCCGGACCGCCGACGGTCGTCGCGTGGTCGGATTGTCCTTCGACGGCGGCGGTTTCGCCGAGCAGGCGCTGATCCCGGCCGACGCGGCCGTGGACGTCCCCGACGGCGTCACCGACGAGCAGGCGCTCGCCCTGCTCGTGCAGGGCCTGACCGCCTGGCACCTGCTCCGCGGCTCCGCCCGCCTCCGAGGCGGCGAGTCGGTGGCCGTCAACGCCGCCGCGGGCGGCGTCGGCTCGCTCGCGATCCAGCTGGCCCGCGAGTTCGGCGCCGGCCGGGTGATCGCCGCAGCGTCCACTTCGGACAAACGACGCCTCGCCCTCGAACTCGGCGCCGACGCCGCCGTCGACAGCGACCCGGCCGGTTACGCCGAGCGGATCCGCCAGGCCAACGGCGGCCAAGGCGTCGACGTCGTTCTGGACGCCAACGGCGGGGCCGCGATCACCGCCGGGCTGGAGGCGCTCGCCCAGTTCGGCCGCCTGGTCAGCTACGGCGACGCGGCGCACCAGGGCCGGCCGTCCATCGACCCCGGCCGGCTCGCCGAACGCAACGTCTCCGTGGCCGGCTTCTGGCTCCGCCCCGCCCTCGCCCTGCCGTTGGCCTACCGCGAGCCCCTCAGCGAGCTGCTGAGCCTCACCGCCCAGGGCCGGCTGCGCCCCATCACCGGCTCCCGCTACCCCCTGTCCGACGCCGACCGCGCCTTCGCCGATCTCATCGCCCGCCGCACCACGGGAAAGGTCGTCCTGCTCGTGGCCTGA
- a CDS encoding anti-sigma factor antagonist (This anti-anti-sigma factor, or anti-sigma factor antagonist, belongs to a family that includes characterized members SpoIIAA, RsbV, RsfA, and RsfB.) has translation MRDHSRLPRCWSPPLRVTVEHRGRMCLVRVSGEVDAFSANQLAQPIWRELAELPDVLVLDLLHVTFFGAAGVRLALQIRQAAENVEADLRLLGTETIVRPLELTGLGRLFRVHATLAEAAAALG, from the coding sequence ATGCGTGACCACTCGCGTCTGCCTCGGTGTTGGTCCCCGCCGCTGCGGGTCACGGTCGAGCACCGCGGCCGAATGTGCCTCGTGCGTGTGTCCGGCGAGGTGGACGCGTTCAGCGCCAATCAGCTCGCGCAGCCGATCTGGCGCGAGCTGGCCGAACTGCCGGACGTTCTGGTGCTCGATCTCCTGCACGTGACGTTCTTCGGCGCGGCCGGCGTGCGGCTCGCACTCCAGATCCGGCAGGCCGCCGAGAACGTCGAGGCCGACCTCCGCCTGCTGGGGACCGAAACCATTGTGCGGCCACTCGAACTCACCGGCCTCGGCCGGCTGTTCCGTGTGCACGCCACGCTTGCGGAGGCCGCCGCCGCGCTCGGATGA
- a CDS encoding YihY/virulence factor BrkB family protein, with protein MRENNDNPGTHSRGAPPDTRGTGPVQEAVDQIDQFQQRHKPVAIAVAVARKFAEDQSTRLASMIAFWAFFSLFPLLLVFVTLLGFLLPTGIKATVLEHVASMIPLVDTSAMHGLSGSWWALIVGLVNALWSGLAVVRTVEVAFNAVWEIPYVKRPGLFSQLLRALGVLATVGLGLVVSTLVTGFVSGQSTGIDLGWTGRVAGYAVAIALDVGLFVAAFRILTNRKITTRQVLPGAVLSGVLFWVLQSLSSLIISRYLHNAQSTYGHFATVITILWWFYLQSLITLAGAQLNVVLTERLHPRGLRDSPDTEADQRAYDAYAKERTYHQEERVQADFPRADRSRHRGQ; from the coding sequence ATGCGCGAGAACAACGACAACCCCGGAACCCACTCCCGCGGCGCGCCGCCCGACACTCGCGGCACCGGTCCCGTGCAGGAGGCGGTTGACCAGATCGACCAGTTCCAGCAGCGGCACAAGCCGGTGGCGATCGCGGTCGCGGTGGCCCGGAAATTCGCCGAGGACCAGTCGACCAGGCTGGCCAGCATGATCGCCTTCTGGGCGTTCTTCTCGCTCTTCCCGCTGTTGTTGGTGTTCGTGACCCTGCTCGGTTTCCTGCTGCCCACCGGCATCAAGGCCACGGTGCTCGAACACGTCGCGAGCATGATCCCGTTGGTGGACACCTCGGCGATGCACGGGCTGAGCGGCTCCTGGTGGGCGCTGATCGTCGGGTTGGTCAACGCGTTGTGGAGCGGCCTGGCGGTGGTGCGCACGGTCGAGGTCGCGTTCAACGCCGTGTGGGAGATCCCCTACGTCAAACGGCCCGGCCTGTTCTCGCAGCTGCTGCGCGCGCTGGGCGTGTTGGCCACCGTCGGGCTCGGTCTGGTGGTCAGCACACTGGTCACCGGGTTCGTCTCCGGCCAGTCGACCGGCATCGACCTGGGCTGGACGGGGCGCGTGGCCGGGTACGCGGTGGCGATCGCGCTGGACGTCGGCCTGTTCGTCGCGGCCTTCCGGATCCTGACCAACCGGAAGATCACCACCCGGCAGGTGCTGCCCGGCGCGGTGCTGTCCGGCGTGCTGTTCTGGGTCCTGCAGTCGCTGTCCTCGCTGATCATCAGCCGCTATCTGCACAACGCGCAGAGCACCTACGGTCACTTCGCCACCGTGATCACCATCCTGTGGTGGTTCTACCTGCAGAGCCTGATCACGCTGGCGGGCGCCCAGCTCAACGTCGTGCTGACCGAACGCCTGCATCCCCGTGGCCTGCGCGACTCGCCCGACACCGAGGCCGATCAGCGTGCTTACGACGCCTATGCCAAGGAGCGCACCTACCACCAGGAGGAACGCGTGCAAGCCGACTTCCCGCGCGCCGACCGGTCCCGACACCGCGGCCAGTAG
- a CDS encoding ArsR/SmtB family transcription factor, translated as MSRPLYQLKAEFFKTLGHPARIRVLELLSQREHAVAEMLPEVGIEAANLSQQLAVLRRAGLVTSRKEGSNVYYSLTSPQVAELLAVARSILTGVLAGQIELLEDLRTAVPGAATEVRAD; from the coding sequence GTGAGCAGGCCGCTGTACCAGCTGAAGGCCGAGTTCTTCAAGACGTTGGGGCATCCGGCGCGGATCAGGGTGCTGGAGCTGCTCAGCCAGCGCGAGCACGCGGTCGCCGAGATGCTGCCCGAGGTCGGCATCGAGGCCGCCAACCTGTCACAGCAGCTGGCGGTGCTGCGCCGGGCCGGCCTGGTGACCAGCCGCAAGGAAGGCTCGAACGTCTACTACTCGCTGACCAGTCCGCAGGTGGCCGAGTTGCTCGCGGTGGCCCGGTCGATCCTGACCGGGGTGCTGGCGGGGCAGATCGAGCTGCTGGAAGACCTCCGCACCGCCGTGCCCGGCGCGGCCACGGAAGTGCGGGCCGACTGA
- a CDS encoding RNA polymerase sigma factor — protein sequence MSAAAETPDPSVALRAACESGDEDAFRVLYRAVQPNLLRYLRVLVADDAEDVASEAWLHIARDLATFRGDLDGFRGWAATIARNRALDHLRHQRRRPAGSAQDDQLAEVPAREDTAESAVDAIGTDAALALIATLPRDQAEAVLLRAVMGLDATRAARVLGKRAGAVRTAAHRGLRKLAELLDAEDEDGKTRRSAGGVTQMATPTLKEVR from the coding sequence GTGTCGGCGGCTGCGGAGACGCCAGATCCGTCGGTGGCGTTGCGCGCCGCGTGCGAGAGCGGTGACGAGGACGCGTTTCGGGTGCTGTACCGCGCGGTCCAGCCGAACCTGCTGCGCTACCTGCGTGTTCTGGTCGCCGACGACGCCGAGGACGTCGCGTCGGAAGCGTGGCTGCACATCGCGCGGGACCTGGCGACCTTCCGGGGCGACCTGGACGGATTCCGCGGCTGGGCCGCGACCATCGCCCGGAACCGAGCCCTGGATCACCTGCGCCACCAGCGAAGACGTCCGGCCGGCTCGGCGCAGGACGACCAGCTGGCCGAGGTGCCCGCGCGCGAGGACACCGCCGAGTCCGCTGTGGACGCGATCGGGACCGACGCGGCGCTGGCGTTGATCGCGACGCTGCCCCGTGACCAGGCCGAAGCCGTCCTGCTGCGAGCGGTCATGGGGCTGGACGCCACCCGGGCGGCCCGCGTGCTCGGCAAGCGCGCCGGAGCCGTGCGCACCGCGGCCCACCGGGGGCTGCGCAAGCTCGCCGAGCTCCTCGACGCCGAGGACGAGGACGGGAAAACCCGCAGGTCAGCGGGTGGTGTGACACAAATGGCCACGCCGACGCTGAAGGAGGTGAGATGA
- a CDS encoding RICIN domain-containing protein — protein MVWIATTGALVGSVLIFLATSSPPPEPVAEPMPSTDWRIPTAVSSSTIATATAAPSTTFAAVAPPATTSALPPAQPVTTTTTPPSSAPHPPAATTTTAPRSGGKQLHAVGAGKCLDVPNSTTTPGTQLQIRSCSGGANQIFTRSSAGELTVYDGTVCLDAYGQGTDPGTKVIIWNCNGQANQRWRFNADGSISGVQSGLCLDVTGASTADGALVQLWTCNGRSNQRWTLG, from the coding sequence ATGGTGTGGATCGCGACGACCGGCGCGCTGGTCGGCTCGGTGCTGATCTTCCTGGCGACCAGTTCGCCGCCGCCGGAGCCGGTGGCCGAGCCGATGCCGTCGACGGACTGGCGGATTCCGACCGCCGTGTCGTCCTCGACCATCGCCACCGCCACCGCCGCGCCCAGCACCACGTTCGCGGCCGTGGCACCGCCGGCCACCACGTCGGCCTTGCCACCGGCTCAGCCGGTCACCACCACGACGACTCCCCCGTCCTCGGCCCCGCACCCGCCGGCGGCGACCACGACGACGGCTCCACGGTCCGGCGGCAAACAGCTGCACGCGGTCGGTGCGGGCAAGTGCCTGGACGTGCCGAACTCCACCACCACGCCCGGCACGCAGCTGCAGATCCGCTCCTGCTCCGGGGGTGCGAACCAGATCTTCACCCGCAGCTCCGCGGGCGAACTGACGGTGTACGACGGCACGGTCTGCCTCGACGCCTACGGCCAGGGCACCGATCCCGGCACCAAGGTGATCATCTGGAACTGCAACGGCCAGGCCAACCAGCGGTGGCGCTTCAACGCCGACGGCTCCATCAGCGGCGTCCAGTCGGGACTGTGCCTCGACGTCACCGGGGCGAGCACCGCCGACGGCGCTTTGGTCCAGCTGTGGACCTGCAACGGCCGCAGCAACCAACGGTGGACGCTCGGCTAG
- a CDS encoding response regulator transcription factor, producing MADAARIRVALADDQALLRVGFRMLVDAEDDMEVVGEAGTGRQAVELARCARPDVLLMDIRMPDGDGLAATRQIAADRDLAPVRVLILTLFEIDEYVFEALRVGASGFLGKDTEPGELLAAIRVVARGDRLLSPTATSKLINHFLRQPGTARAADPDRLAVLTERELEITALVATGLSTDEIAALLMLSPLTVKTHINRAMAKVDARDRAQLVVLAYQTGLVRTDGTQPR from the coding sequence GTGGCCGATGCCGCGCGGATCCGGGTAGCACTGGCCGACGACCAGGCGCTGCTGCGGGTCGGCTTCCGCATGCTGGTGGACGCCGAGGACGACATGGAGGTGGTCGGCGAGGCCGGAACCGGGCGGCAGGCCGTGGAACTGGCCCGGTGCGCCCGGCCCGACGTGCTGCTGATGGACATCCGCATGCCCGACGGCGACGGTCTGGCCGCGACCCGCCAGATCGCCGCCGACCGGGATCTCGCGCCGGTCCGGGTGCTGATCCTGACGCTGTTCGAGATCGACGAGTACGTCTTCGAGGCGTTGCGCGTGGGCGCCAGCGGCTTTCTCGGCAAGGACACCGAACCCGGCGAGCTGCTCGCCGCGATCCGCGTGGTGGCGCGGGGCGACCGGCTGCTGTCGCCGACCGCGACGAGCAAGCTGATCAACCATTTCCTCCGCCAGCCCGGGACCGCGCGCGCCGCCGATCCGGATCGGCTCGCGGTCCTGACCGAGCGGGAGCTCGAGATCACCGCGCTGGTGGCCACCGGGCTGTCCACGGACGAGATCGCCGCACTGCTGATGCTGAGCCCGTTGACCGTCAAGACGCACATCAACCGCGCGATGGCCAAAGTGGACGCCCGCGACCGTGCGCAACTGGTCGTGCTGGCCTACCAGACCGGCCTGGTCCGGACTGACGGCACGCAACCACGGTGA
- a CDS encoding sensor histidine kinase, whose product MRTLFAGYARWSRWQVLDAVLAVGVCIVGLMLLPDGLSGPHRVWEVTVLAAAGLAVAFRRQWPAAAVTVAVAAFLAQLTGSGPHWTTTTALTATVYTLTAALPRRAALTTGVATFVTVGIGGTLLGEGVPLLELAIVAAAVAAGDAARQQRAYLAAVEDRARHAEHDREREAGRRVAEERVRLARDLHDVVSHQLALIHVHAGVAAHLLARRPEQAETALGHVRAASRAALDELAVTIEMLRHPGDPAAPVEPVAGLARLAELTDALGVAGLSVELTTVGSPRPLPAVVDAAAYRIIQEALTNVRRHARTGSARLCVDYRQAELCIAVDDDGVGAPAGTTGNGTRGMIERAAAVGGRVVLGPRPDGGFRVTAVLPLPEEG is encoded by the coding sequence GTGCGCACGCTGTTTGCCGGCTACGCCAGGTGGTCGCGGTGGCAAGTCCTGGACGCGGTGCTCGCGGTCGGCGTGTGCATTGTCGGCCTGATGTTGTTGCCCGACGGTCTGTCCGGACCACATCGGGTCTGGGAGGTGACAGTGCTGGCAGCCGCCGGCCTGGCGGTGGCCTTCCGCCGGCAGTGGCCCGCCGCCGCGGTCACGGTCGCCGTGGCCGCGTTCCTGGCCCAGCTGACCGGCTCCGGACCGCACTGGACGACCACCACCGCGCTGACCGCCACCGTCTACACCCTGACGGCCGCCCTCCCCCGCCGCGCCGCCCTCACCACCGGCGTCGCCACATTCGTGACCGTCGGGATCGGCGGCACGCTGCTGGGGGAGGGCGTCCCCCTGCTGGAGTTGGCCATAGTGGCGGCCGCCGTCGCGGCCGGGGACGCAGCGCGCCAGCAACGGGCCTACCTCGCCGCCGTCGAGGATCGGGCCCGGCACGCCGAACACGACCGGGAACGGGAAGCCGGCCGCCGCGTGGCCGAGGAACGCGTGCGCCTCGCGCGGGACCTGCACGACGTTGTCTCCCACCAACTCGCCCTGATCCACGTGCACGCCGGCGTGGCCGCGCACCTGCTGGCCCGTCGCCCCGAGCAGGCCGAGACCGCGCTGGGACACGTCCGGGCCGCCAGCCGGGCGGCACTGGACGAATTGGCCGTCACCATCGAGATGCTCCGCCATCCGGGCGACCCCGCCGCCCCGGTCGAACCGGTCGCCGGGCTGGCGCGGTTGGCGGAGTTGACCGACGCCCTGGGTGTTGCCGGGTTGTCGGTCGAGCTGACCACGGTCGGATCGCCGCGACCGCTCCCCGCGGTGGTGGACGCCGCGGCCTACCGGATCATCCAGGAGGCGCTGACCAATGTGCGCAGACACGCCCGGACCGGCTCGGCCCGGCTGTGCGTGGACTACCGGCAGGCCGAGCTGTGCATCGCGGTCGACGACGACGGCGTGGGCGCGCCGGCGGGGACGACGGGCAACGGAACCCGAGGCATGATCGAACGCGCCGCGGCCGTGGGCGGCCGAGTGGTGCTCGGACCGCGGCCGGACGGCGGATTCCGGGTGACGGCCGTGCTGCCGCTGCCCGAGGAGGGATGA